The following is a genomic window from Mya arenaria isolate MELC-2E11 chromosome 4, ASM2691426v1.
caatatgtttttaatagtaggcaataatattttcgtagaaatttgaattttataacggagataatttcaaaattgtggacgCGCGGATTCTCTGCACAAGGACCGTTCGCTACTTTTTgttgggatggtggacgtcacgagtgtgccatagtaaaaaaaaaatcgtcaagactcgttgacggccattcaGGTGGACTAGGGTATTCCGGTGTAACATTAtcaaaaaactttcaaaacatctATAAGTGTccatttattgcataatgatctAGCGGTCACAGAAATGACACGATCCGAACCAATTTCATTCCGGATATTATACAAGTTTGCAATTACCAACTTTTCACGATACCTGATGAGattctttctaaaaaaaatattggttgTTACATATCGTTAAGATGGGTTTAATCAAAAGGCACAACTATATTATTGCATATGATGAAAATCTCCTGGtaattacatttgtttgataTGATGAATGTTTACATTGGTATTCGTGGTTCCCGAGTTTCTTTCGGGCTAAAGTTTGTGCTTGAATGGTTTAGATTTTTGCCCAGAAGAACGcaacaaaattcaaaatataaataaaccaGTCAAACTTTTCTCCTTTGCTTAGCACGTGTAAGCCCCTTTCAACTTCCTTTTGAAAATAACATGGCACCGAAAAAGAAGTCAACTGACAGTAAGGCcgtttaatttcaaatacaatgtGAATTAACCATGTTATGAATTAAGCCTTATTGAACTGTTCTGTGTTGAAATCTTGTAAAATGTCATTAGCGGAAAGGGCACAAAACGAACGCgtttcaacaatataatattaatcGTCGTGACTCGTCGGAGTTGCATTATATTCAGTTTGATTCACTGTTTGAACTAAACATGTTTGGAAAAGTTGTGTGTCTCAAACACTTTACCTCTGAAAAACAAGATGCTGCTTCTAACTTTCGTACAATACACTCCTCCCCTAAAATGGTAATTagtaaacagtttaatattaaCCATTTATGCATAATCCAGACACCACTTAAATTACACATGGAGAAGAGTGCCTGGTGCAAGTCtttaagacatttatttatttattatagagTCGGCTAAGAAGCCTGGTAAGGGAGCAGCAAAGGCTGCACCCGGTGGGGACCAACCTAAGGTTGTTGCTAAGGCAACTAAGGCTAAAAAGGCTGTTCTCCGTGGTATCCACCAGAAGAGAAGCAGGAAGGTTCGCACATCGGTTCACTTCAAGAGGCCCAAGACCTTGAAACTGCCCAGAGCTCCTAGATACCCAAGGAAAAGTGTTCCCAGAGCACCAAAGTAAGTGAAAAATGGTGAACACAGACActtgattttaatgttttaaatgaacacTCGTCTTTTGTCATTCATCCATGACTCTTTCATTTGGAAACGGTTTAGTTCAAACATTATCTTATAACAGTGATACCACTGAATTAGTTTAAATAGTCATACAATTTAGAACAAGTAAAAATAAACTACTAATAATAACCATTGATGTTTAGCATTGCCATTACTTTTCATGTTAACATGTCATTCAAAAGGTACAAGGCATTTAGTATACTTAAAGCATACTATTTTCAGACTTGATCAGTTCCGTATTGTGAAGTTCCCCCTGACAACTGAGTCTGCCATGAAGAAGATTGAAGACAACAACACACTGGTGTTCATTGTTGACAAGAGAGCAAACAAGCCCCAGATATGTTCAGCGGTCAAACAGCTGTACGACATTGATGTTGCAAAGGTCAACACTCTCAACAGGTAGGCTGTCTGAATTAGGCCAAATGTCCAGTTAGATTAAGAAAAAAGTATCAGTGACACATGATGATTGTACCTTACCTACACTGACTTAACAGTGTTGAAGAAATGTATGAGCTCTGAAGGCACTGATCAGTCATTTTCAAACCAGCACAAGTACTTCTCTGTACTTTGTCAGTCATTGAAAATACACTCTTGAATGAATCAGTCCATATACATCaacctttatttaaaatgtaaaaacaagattcacattttttttttatataatttttaaataatccCCAAACCATTTTGTATGGAAAAGTTATTGCATTCTTAACAACATAAATCACACTTTCTTCTTTCctgtctgttttttttaaaatcattcttATTCATTTTTAGGCAAAATTCTAATTCTCAGTTGATTTCAAAATGATGCTTTTTAATAAACAGAAAGGCCCTGATGTTTCAAGGTTTTGAGGCACTGTATCAATGGTCTAGATTTAACTCTGCTAGTTTGTGAGTCAGATTGACATTTTACAGTAATGTAAAGATGTTGTGTATCAGTGACACATGATGATTATACCTTACCTACACTGATGTTAACAGTGTTGAAGAAGTGAATTAATTCTAACTGAAGTCACTGATGAATCATTTCCAAAGTGAAACTGTTCAGTATTAGttatttttcatacatgtacaatatttttaaagcattaaatggTATCTGCGTTATCTCTTCTCAAATCCAGTTAGTAAAGTTTTAAGACTTTTGATATCAAACTGAGTGCAAATGCTCATCCATTTAATTGATAGAACAACCATGTCAGTTGTTGGAACACATGAAACAAAAGTTGCTCAAAACTGCTAGAATATGCTGATGACTATAATCAGAGATAATCTTTGAAGTGGTAAAGgtggtacaaataaaaaaacatggacATAGTATACAGTGCACACTGgtattttcattgttaagttctttaaatgattaaaagtcATGTTTCATGAAGTGTAGCATAACAAATTTGACTTTGAgtaacacaataacaaaataactcgGATAAAGAATTTGAGTACCAGTGACACATGATGATTATACCTTACCTACACTGAATTTAGTGTTGAATAAATGTATTACTTCTAACTGAAGTCACTTGATAAATCATTTCTGAACTAgcagaacatttattgtagtTCAGATTTGTGACATGATTAAACCTTACCTACACTGAATTTAGTGTTGAATAAATGTATTACTTCTAACTGAAGTCACTTATCAATACTATCAACACTAGCAGGACATTTATTGTAGTTCTCGTTACAAATGTTTTAGTCTGAAGTACATACTTCTTGACCAGGACGATATTGACGTTAAGGTCGTTACTTAGGTCTGATACCAAGAAATGTACTAAATTAGTTTTCATGTTCTCATTGCATAATGCATGTAGTCTAGACTTTCAAATATAGGTTTTGTTACAGTTTCTTTTAAAGATCTGAATGTATGATTTGTGTTGATATGGATAATCCTATTGATTAGTTCTTTCTATCTCAATAAAGGCCAGACGGTGAGAAAAAGGCGTATGTACGACTAGCTCCCGACTATGATGCCCTTGATGTTGCTAACAAGGTAAGCTCTTGAAAATTAATCTACATATAATACATTCTGTAATTGATTTTATCCACTTTCACATCTAACGGCCTATGATGTATGATGATCTTGCGTAATCAGAATAAAAAATTATTAGTGATATATTAGCTCTAACTGATATCTCAgcatatataatttttaaaacttgtaTGTTTCTCTGAGACTATAGTTGTTGCCTTGTCCAATTTACTTATTAGGCATTAATTTACAGAATACCTCCAGGGAAAATAGctgataaaatgttattgtggAAGATTATAggaattgtttaatgttaactTGATGATGCATActtgtacatttttttctgtttcttttctttcagATTGGCATCATATAAGCTGTTGGTATTTgctgtatatattaaaataaagagaaaaataaCGAAGTTTGATGCGTTGTAATGAcaattgtcaaataaatcaaatattgtggcaatttataaatattgtattcattcGATGAAATGTACACTATAATTATAGCCTAGGTGCACAGGGTATCCATTGAAGTAAATGTTACGTTTATGATCACCACCTTTTCAACCAAATGCTCTGGATTTGGTTTCACAGCAAAATTGTTTATTAGCCTGTCCCATGCTCCACAGTCTAAACCGTGCAAGATCATggccagggctttttctgcccattttgggaaaaagaccctagacattttgggaaattttgcgtcgtgaaaatgcggaaattgggaaattttacagtgaaaagaaaaagctgtctagtctcctgtgaataaggaaatgatttaatattagtttattttccctttaaaagacccacagtggctgaaatatcaatccttggggtgtaaatatctattgcaataaatcatgacatataATAGTTCATATGTCTGaatgtaatgaaaatcaatgatttctgagttcaattaccaaaaaaacttacaatcacataatttattacgatgttgaaaatgaaccagtacaggtaaaaagaatttctaaaaaaaaaaattttttttttttgggattgggatttttttctgaagattgggaaaaatatcttatattttgctttgggaatgggtccgatagtcggacccgtgggtactatagaaaaagccctgatggCTAAGGTCACAATACTAGGCCCAGTGTTCAAGTtctgttagtttttttttttaaatcgaggACTATAAGCGGATTGTGACCAAAGGCCGTCCATCAAATGTGTCACATTTTCTAGCCTCTATTCTTGAAACAGACTGGTTGTCAATGATATCGACTAGAAGTTCACAAGTGAGAATATTTTGACcaaatataagaaaaacattGCTCACAATATAAAAACCACATTTTACCCAATCATTCGGGTAAACAAACCTTGTTCTTTGATGAAAGAAGTCgatttattatcatataattaGATCGTCAGTGCTGTTGTGCaataccggctagttactgagaaaacgcaggacggacggaaggacggacggacaacgccatttcaatatccccctccctatttcataggcgggggataataacaATGCCAATTATGTActttacatttattcaattttaataaaaataattatacgttactattttgtgttaaaatcattaaaagcaTCAAACTGCAAAaccacaaatacaaataatttgaaataaaaatttagtAAAATTGCATCAATTAAATCATTGGTACAATGTTACGCCAGAATCAATAGTGAATAAAGGGTACAAATCACCAGTGGTTTTGATTTCCTTACTTCTATATCCATAAAAAGTACTCCTTATGAAGAAACTGTTGCCTCCTCTTTTTTATTACTCAGAAGTATATCAgtaatatcatttatgtattatttcttttaGACACTATCATTTTGTTTCATGTCTAAGTTTTATTTACAGTTGGTTATCTGGGGAcacaataataaacaagaggGTCATGATGGCCCTTAATTGATGACCTGAGTGAAAGTTTAAGGCCTTTGTTCCTTATGAGAATGAATGTGCTTATTGGTTAATGGCAATGCAACTAGGCTTTATCGAGTATTGTTAAATgtgtcacagtcaaggtcatccaagcacaaAACTAAACACATGGACCTAATTTCATTGCCTAcattaacaaaaataagaaatgccAAAAGGCCACAGTCGATGTCATCCAAAGAAAACattggtatttgttttcataactgTATACATGCCGTGACATGGTATtcatttcattgctgtagcttcaaaaataagaaagtaggtccaAAGGAGTGGGtcttgaccccaggggcataatctgaacaaacttggtagaggaccaccaTATGATGCTagataacaaatatcaaaggtctaGGCCATGTGGTTTAAAAAcagattttcaaatatataccTATATAAAATCTAGAAAACTTGTGAACCCCAGGGCATGGCCAGTTTTGTcctcaggggcataatttgaaacaagagggccctaaagtccctgaatcgctcacctgatccaataaacatcatcaacaataccattctgatcaagttccatgaacatataccggtagtcataaatgtggcctctagagtgttaaaatacttttcctatTATATGATCTGGTGACCTtatttttgaccgcacatgacctagattcaaacttggcctagagctaatcaatataaacattctgactaagtttcatggacatacagtcataaatgtgacctctagagtgctaacaagcttttcctatgatttgacctcatgacctagattttgaccgcacatgacccagatttaaacttgacttagagattattaatataaacattctgaccaactttcataaagaaacatttataaatgtgacctctagagtgttaacaagcttttccttaaatttgaccgagtgacctagtttttgaccgcatatgatccagattcgaacttggcctagagctaatcaaaataaacattctgactaagtttcatgaacatacagtcataaatgtgacctctagagtgctaacaagcttttcctatgatttgacacATATATATGCAAGCTTGAATATTGtctaaataacaatttttgataattattcactgttgttttttttaattttgatttgaaatggtgataaaaatcatttacagctactttttatttgaaacatagaTGAACATTCAAAATTATGGTTTAATTACAATGCTTCTTATATTGAAGTCAACAAGATTTGGTTTTGTAAAGTCAACAAGGAGCCTATTGACCTTCAAATTTTCTGGTGGTAAAgaggaaaacaaacattgtttacatcatGCAAATCCATGGTGAATTTTGGAATGTACCCCAAATAAACATGCTTCCAACTAAAGACAATTTACAGACCAGCAGAAGCATTTACAGAATGCCATTTTTCGAATTTCTATATTAAATGAACTAACGAATAACACTAACCAGGATATATCACATCAAACATACATGgcaaaaaaatcacatttatcacatcagaaatattttttgatatacatgtatatatacatattacacaACTTCACGAACACACAGACACTCTTTGTTAGCTGTCATCATCTTCAAAACTGAGCAATGATGATTCCAGTCCAGCATGAACATTGAGCACATCCTCCTCGGGGTTAACGTTCGACTGTGCAGGAGACTTCTTCCGCCTGCGAGACATGACACGTTTCTGAAGTTCCACAGTCTCGTCCTTGAATAGGGAGCCTGCCCCTGTCACTAAAAACCTACTACTGTCTTCTTGGTCCTCATAGAGATCAGAAAATGTGTCGAACCTGCAAAAGTTAATACCATATCAGAGTAAAAAAAGATATCAACGCAAACAGACCAATTTGCTCCGTCATTTAGGGGCATAATTCAGTCATTCAGCAAAAGTCAGAGTTATGTGTATTGTAACTGGTCAAATTGTactaaattttatgtttatatcgtATTGTATAAATCAGTTTTTTATCAAGAATTAAGTTGGTGCATAACAATGTCAGATGTCACATCACTGTGAGAAAAACAATACctatctttttttcttaaaaagatGGCACAGCCTAACAAAATGCAAGCTTAGTATTGATTGTTTGTGTGTATAATGCAGTATATCAGTATTAAATATGAGAGTATGAACTTTGAAAAAGATCAACTTTTGAACAGATTTACTTTCATTCATTGTCagataataaacaaaatctacACAACATGATAGGACAGTTCAAGGTTTACACCTACCAGAAATAGTTGATAGCCACACAGTAGTAGAGTATAAAAAAGATGGCTAGGAAAATGGTGAGGACAATATATGGCATACTGACCGGCTCTTCTTCCTGAAATGTCaaggtaaaaaatataaatgccaTTATGTACTTTGCACAGTACTTggtaaatgcaatacatttatcAGATAAAATACATTAAGTTGACATAAAATTGGGCTGTCAAGATGATAGTTATATAATATGGGGCCCAAAGAAAAATCTTCATTCCAATCCCAAGATTTACTGTGAAAAATCGGCCACTGCCCcctaaaaaaacatattgttaaaagtttgacaatattattttttaactgatAAGTAAttctttttggaaaaaaaacatattttgagtcAACAACGTTTCAGTCCTATTTTTTCGAGTGATCAAAGCTTATCATTTCATCGATATTTGTTATTCTACTTGTTCGAGCAAACAATCATGTTGAACATGCAAAAACATTTCCactttcaaacaatgaaatagtGATAATTAAGCAGCCCAGGCAATGttagtaaacaaacaaaataccatATTTGGTTTAGGTTTAAAGTAACATAAACCCATTCACACTTATCAAATGATCGGTCTACACTTGATGTAACAGTTAACTGTTTTCGTAGACAGATTTCTAACGACCAAATTCTATGCCGGAGTAAAGTTGAAATCTCCAAAAACACATATCATGATTTTAATCCTCTAATTTCAAACGTTAGGGTACACCCCTCCTGCAACCTCCAGCAGCTTCCTGTAAGCATTTAACTTTATTCAGATGTATATTGCAGTACTGACAACATCTCTGATgtacaaacaattatgtttttttctttttatcacatgtctttttttgtaaacattgtatCTTTCAACCAAGGCATGTGATTGAATTGCACACGCctatactaaaaaaaaaaattgatcgcatgttaatttattttaaaatcccccTTTGAATAACAAAGCTTAATTGCCCTGACATGACGAGCTATACGGTATATGCatataagtgtgaccttgacctttaaggtagggatGTGGGTCTTGCAAGCCACTAATCGACTGTCATTTCCACATGtgtcaaataatttttaaatgccTCCCTGCATGACAAAGCTACAGCCTGTGCACAGAAAAATGGATGAATGACACAAGGCGGGGCAAACAATGTGATTTTAATTTTACCTATTGGGGCACTAAATTAGAATGCTACCAATTAAGGAAAGCAAAATCAGTATGTCAAAACCTTGAACTGTCAactaaatttatgaaataaaataactactTGAGAAATATAAAACCACTTACTTGTTCTTTCACATATTCTGGAGCTTCGAAGTACCTTTTACAAGTCAGGAATGAACACACTGACTTGGATAACAACCCTGAAATgtgttaaacaaacaaaaacttataatGAATATAAGCAATGATATActgtgaaataatttatattcgTGGGCTTGAAATTTCGCGGTTTTTCGAAAAAGTTTAATTTCCTTGGTTATTGAATCgaggattttcatttttatttaaaaaaagagaagaaactGGGATCCTTTATCATCAGCAAATTCACCATGCGCCGACCTTGTCCTTTGTATTATATACATCATGCAGTTTATGACACTAAAATGGGACAATATGTCAATAATCACAGATATCCATGTCAATTATTGCTTACTTGTTAAATGTAGGGTCATAAATAAAGATGAACTACATCTAGGATATAAAATATTGCAGCCATTGAATGTCAATTAAGAATTTTTGCAAAGTGCGAAAACACAAGAATAGCATTTAATTAAAAGATAGATTAATATTtgatcaaagaaacaaaatcaagTGGCGAAGCTCAAACACAGGAGGTGAATAATcagcttgttttaatgttctgCAATGACTGgcaatgtcatacaaaaaactGCATGCAAGCACTAAGAATTTACTTTACTTTATTATCATTGaggttaaataatatataatataaaacacattattagTATTATAAACCATGATAAGGTACTTTTAGGTTGTATACTGTGACCATGTATATTcaggtaaatacatgtataccctTTTACATTATGTAACATAGCCTGTATGATTTCAGAATTCAAGGTCAAATTTCTgttgggatcttgaattcgtatAAGCCAACCCATGAATTCCACGAAAATTAATGTCCCGTGAATATTGATGATTTCACCGTATGAGTTCTGCCTTAAAACAATAGataatatacaaaaatgtatttttttcaaaaggagAATGTCAGATAATCAAACAATGCTTGTTAACGTTTGGACTGACAGTAATATACCTTTCAATGTTTTGGAAGCATTCCAATGCAAACTTTCAGCAATACATTGGTCCATCAATTCCTGAAATGAGAAGGActcagatttaaaataaataaataagaaagcAAATTACTACAGCTCCTTGTCAGCCAATTGTTGCTAGATTTTGATAGCACATGAAATAACAACCATCCTCACATCTGAAAAGAGAGCAAAGAGACAAAtcaacaatgaccttgaatttTGGCCTTTtgacataccaagtatgaagttgcTGGCTGCAAGCGatgttaagttattgagcagaatcTAAgacaattaattgtttttcacCGCGACTTTGACCTACTATGAATAAATGTCGTTTCCGGACAATACCAGTACTGAATTATATGCAAATAGTGACCCCAGTTCAaaatttttatttgaatcaataaattttgaGGAGTGGCGGAAAAAAGAGGGTGttggcggggatgaaaatcaagcaattaatttatagtcacCTAACAGACTTAGAGTATGTAATAGCAGTGCAAGCAGATGGATCTTCATAATATTAGCCTTCTGTTACTGGCAACATGAACTAAGTTCCTTGGGAAAATCTTGAACTATTTTAGTCatgataatttaatttttttgcatcaTGATGACATTGACAATGAAACTTTAACAATAGCTCTTGATGATACTCAGGCTTAAACTATAccacaaaataatatatatactcaAGCTTTAACAATACCTCACAATGATactcaggctttaacaatacctcACAATGATactcaggctttaacaatacctcTCAATAACactcaggctttaacaatacctcACTATGACactcaggctttaacaatagctcacaatgatactcaggctttaacaatagctcacaatgacactcaggctttaacaatagctcacaatgatactcaggctttaacaataGCTCACAATGACACTCAGGCTTGAACAATAGCTCACTATGATactcaggctttaacaataGCTCACAATGACACTCAGGCTTGAACAATAGCTCACAATGATACTCAGGCTTGAACAATAGCTCACAATGACACTCAGGCTTGAACAATAGCTCACAATGATACTCAGGCTTGAACAATAGCTCACAATGACACTCAGGCTTGAACAATAGCTCACAATGATACTCAGGCTTGAACAATAGCTCACAATGACACTCAGGCTTGAACAATAGCTCACAATGATACTCAGGTTTTAACAAAAGCTAACAATGATactcaggctttaacaataGCTCACGATGACactcaggctttaacaatagctcacaatgacactcaggctttaacaataGCTCACGATGACACTCAGGCTTTATCAATAGCTCACAATGTCactcaggctttaacaatacctcACTATGACACTCAGGCTTTAACAGTAGCTCACAATGACACTCAGGCATTACCAATAGCTCACAATGACactcaggctttaacaataGCTCACAATGATACTCAGGCTTTAACGATAGCTCACAATGATACTCTGGTTTTAACAAAAGCTAACAATGATactcaggctttaacaataGCTCAGGATGACACTCAGGCTTTTACAATAGCTCACAATGACactcaggctttaacaataGCTCATGATGACACTCAGGCTTTATCAATAGCTGACAATGTCactcaggctttaacaataGCTCATGATGACactcaggctttaacaatacTTCTGGATGACactcaggctttaacaatagctcacaatgacaccaaggctttaACAATGCCTCACAATGACACTCAGGCTTAAACAATGCCACACAATGACactcaggctttaacaataTATCACAATAACACTTAGGCTTTAACAATGCCTCTAAATGACACTCAGGCTTTAATAATACCCCACAATGACACTCAGGCTTTAACAATGCCTCACAATGACACTAAGGCTTTAACAATGCCTTACGATGACACTCGGGCTTAAACAATAGCTCACaatgacagttgggttttaacAATACCTAGTTATGACACTCAAGCTTTAACAATAGCTCATGATGATACTCAGGCAATAACATTAGCTCACAATGACACTaaggctttaacaataccttACAATGCTCCTCAGGCTTTAACAATAGCTTACAATGATACTCAGGTTTTAACAATAGCTCACAATGACactcaggctttaacaatagctcacaatgacactcaggctttaacaatacctcacaatgacactcaggctttaacaataGCTCAAGATGACACTTGGGCTTTAACAATACTTCTGGATGATGCTCAGGCTTTAAAAATAGCTCACAATGACACTAAGGCTTTAACAATGCCTCACAATGACACTCAGGCTTTAACAATGCCTCACAATGACACTCAGGCTTTAACAATGCCTCACAATGACactcaggctttaacaataTCTCACAATAACACTTAGGCTTTACAAAAGCTCATGATGGTACTCAGGCTTTAATAATACCTCAAAATGACACTCAGGCTTTAACAATGCCTCACAATGACACTAAGGCTTTAACAATGCCTTACGATGACactcaggctttaacaataGCTCATGATGATATTCAGGCAATAACATTTGCTCACAATGACACATAGACTTTAACAATACCTCACAATTCTCCTCATGCTTTAACAATACCTCTCAATGACACTCAGGCTTTTACAATAGCtcacaatgacaccaaggctttaacaatacctcTCAATGACACTCAGGCTTTTACAATAGCTCATGATGATactcaggctttaacaataGCTCATGATGGTactcaggctttaacaataGCTCACAATGACACTCAGGCATTAACAATAGCTCACAATGACACTCAGGCTTTAACAATGCCTCACAATGACactcaggctttaacaataTCTCACAATAACACTTAGGCTTTACAAAAGCTCATGATGGTACTCAGGCTTTAATAATACCTCAAAATGACACTCAGGCTTTAACAATGCCTCACAATGACACTAAGGCTTTAACAATGCCTTACGATGACactcaggctttaacaataGCTCATGATGATATTCAGGCAATAACATTTGCTCACAATGACACATAGACTTTAACAATACCTCACAATTCTCCTCATGCTTTAACAATACCTCTCAATGACACTCAGGCTTTTACAATAGCTCATGATGATactcaggctttaacaataGCTCATGATGGTactcaggctttaacaataGCTCACAATGACACTTaggctttaacaatacctctcaatgacactcaggctttaacaatacctcTCAATGACACTCAGGCTTTTACAATAGCTCACAATGACACTTAGGCTTTAACAATAGCTCACAATAACACTCAGGCTTTTACAATAGCTCATGATGATactcaggctttaacaataGCTCATGATGGTactcaggctttaacaataGCTCACAATGACACTTaggctttaacaatacctcTCAATAACactcaggctttaacaatacctctcaatgacactcaggctttaacaatacctcTCAATGACACTCAGGCTTTTACAATAGCTCACAATGACACGTAGGCTTTAACAATAGCTCACAATAACACTCAGGCTTTTACAATAGCTCATGATGATactcaggctttaacaataGCTCATGATGGTactcaggctttaacaataGCTCACAATGACACTTaggctttaacaatacctcTCAATAACACTCAGGCTTTTACAATAGCTCATGATGATactcaggctttaacaataGCTCATGATGGTactcaggctttaacaataGCTCAC
Proteins encoded in this region:
- the LOC128231594 gene encoding 60S ribosomal protein L23a-like, producing MAPKKKSTDKSAKKPGKGAAKAAPGGDQPKVVAKATKAKKAVLRGIHQKRSRKVRTSVHFKRPKTLKLPRAPRYPRKSVPRAPKLDQFRIVKFPLTTESAMKKIEDNNTLVFIVDKRANKPQICSAVKQLYDIDVAKVNTLNRPDGEKKAYVRLAPDYDALDVANKIGII
- the LOC128231592 gene encoding uncharacterized protein LOC128231592, with translation MNFIYNFVALIFLNMPHPMHTECERSKCRTVRNIVQQDLLPHYKAVGTKIPYKCPFFKDRDKFLGNEEHKEKESASRWTCGYCGKAFIGEIYLDQHFDNRHQDNIFQESDSVCLGDFCEVFRCDILEGIARPSFWDIKLCMEEDMQDLQADCFELMDQCIAESLHWNASKTLKGLLSKSVCSFLTCKRYFEAPEYVKEQEEEPVSMPYIVLTIFLAIFFILYYCVAINYFWFDTFSDLYEDQEDSSRFLVTGAGSLFKDETVELQKRVMSRRRKKSPAQSNVNPEEDVLNVHAGLESSLLSFEDDDS